The Populus nigra chromosome 19, ddPopNigr1.1, whole genome shotgun sequence genome includes a window with the following:
- the LOC133679663 gene encoding uncharacterized protein LOC133679663 — protein MEMEIVMPVPPVDFNFDSTCSSPYMTAPSSPQRFGNLLFSAPTSPTRMSSFYRELNDITLSTNSSSTIPFDWEKKPGAPKSKNQSEDNNKNDGDLDDYNEDFEFDFSGQLERTSLSAEELFDGGKIKPLKPPPGYDSSVSSPRSPRSPRSRATKKKEFDPFQAAIEETCRGEVKLQINQQGQAPHQRGRGRSCGSGSSFSGSIRKGSRSLSPLRVSDITFHQEENSQNSNNISSTASTPKSSYTSSILSAISFTSKRYKKWKLKDLLLFRSASEGSRTTSCNDPLTKYSVLSKKEVAEDVKNSSFRSTDSIGSSRRRSGPISAHEVHYTVNRAVSEEMKRKTFLPYKQGLLGCLGFNRAASVHEISRGVRSLTRG, from the coding sequence ATGGAAATGGAAATTGTGATGCCAGTGCCACCTGTGGACTTCAACTTTGATAGCACCTGTTCTTCTCCTTACATGACTGCCCCTTCAAGTCCTCAAAGATTTGGCAACTTACTCTTTAGTGCCCCAACAAGCCCCACTCGTATGTCCTCTTTCTATAGGGAGCTTAATGATATAACTCTTTCTACAAATTCATCATCTACAATCCCTTTTGACTGGGAAAAGAAGCCTGGAGCTCCCAAATCCAAGAACCAAAGTGAAGACAACAACAAGAATGACGGTGATCTTGATGATTATAATGAGGATTTTGAGTTCGACTTTAGTGGTCAATTAGAAAGAACTTCTTTATCAGCTGAAGAACTATTCGACGGTGGAAAGATCAAACCTTTGAAGCCACCGCCTGGCTATGATTCTTCAGTTTCTTCTCCAAGGTCTCCAAGATCACCTAGATCAAGAGCCacaaaaaagaaggaatttGACCCCTTTCAAGCTGCCATTGAAGAGACATGTAGAGGAGAAGTTAAACTACAAATTAATCAACAAGGCCAAGCTCCCCATCAACGTGGAAGAGGCAGAAGCTGTGGTAGTGGTTCCTCATTTTCAGGTTCTATACGTAAAGGAAGCAGATCTTTATCTCCTTTAAGAGTCTCAGACATCACGTTTCATCAAGAAGAGAATTCCCagaattcaaataatatttcttctACAGCAAGCACCCCTAAATCATCTTACACGTCTTCTATCTTATCCGCAATATCATTCACATCGAAAAGGTACAAGAAATGGAAGCTGAAGGACTTATTGCTATTCAGAAGTGCATCAGAAGGAAGCAGGACGACAAGCTGCAATGACCCGTTAACAAAATATTCAGTCTTGTCCAAAAAAGAAGTGGCAGAGGATGTCAAGAATTCTAGCTTTCGGTCTACAGATAGTATAGGAAGTTCCAGGAGGAGATCAGGGCCTATATCAGCTCATGAGGTGCATTACACAGTGAACAGGGCGGTTTCagaggaaatgaaaaggaaaacctTCTTACCTTACAAGCAAGGTTTATTGGGGTGCTTGGGATTCAATCGGGCTGCAAGTGTGCATGAGATCTCTAGAGGTGTTAGGTCTTTGACACGTGGATGA